The Terriglobia bacterium DNA window CAGAGTTCACAGATTCCCAAGCCACCTTGAGTATGCACAGGCGGACCAAAGCTTCGGCACGTGAGCGGGCGCGACGAGTAGAGATCGCATAGTCCCGTGGCAGGGTCCAGCGCGGGGCAGGGTTCATCATTCGCGAAATCTTCGAAACGGGCGAGAGACTCGGCATCGCGACGAAGAACGCCGGTGCCCGGGTCACCGGGGAAATTGCAGGCAAGCCGGGAGGCACTCTCATCTACGCGTTCACGGACACGTGCGGCGCGGGCCGGGTCGGTACGTTGCAGGTCGGCTAGCCCGTGCTGGAGCCGCAGGGCATCGAGTTGATTGATGGCGAAGACGCCGATGCAGCATTGCGTACATCCGGGCCGGCATACGAGCCAGTGTCCACTACGACGGGTCGCGTCGGCGAGTGCCGCATCGACGATCTGCACGAGCCTGCGGTCGGCAGCAGGGAGAGGACGCATGTGCTAAGGATAATGCAGTTCGCAGCATCGCGAAAAAACCCCACGTCTGTTCATGCAGAAACGTGGGGCAGTGATCGTCAGTTT harbors:
- a CDS encoding YkgJ family cysteine cluster protein, whose translation is MRPLPAADRRLVQIVDAALADATRRSGHWLVCRPGCTQCCIGVFAINQLDALRLQHGLADLQRTDPARAARVRERVDESASRLACNFPGDPGTGVLRRDAESLARFEDFANDEPCPALDPATGLCDLYSSRPLTCRSFGPPVHTQGGLGICELCFQGASEREIAACELQVDPDGLESKILRRIGSNPDEPVQTIVTFALSASLNRGKV